One Mugil cephalus isolate CIBA_MC_2020 chromosome 22, CIBA_Mcephalus_1.1, whole genome shotgun sequence genomic window carries:
- the pkp2 gene encoding plakophilin-2, translating into MDEVFLKSALPAQSSFVLDDTSLALPAEPTLGSATRLDSNERSQRVHQQVQLTLARRAKRSQSNGGFHLQKTTARSFDAVDGFLSNTRVNGFSNSSLPNRYMGTASRRVEVSPPPSPEIPRTRFYSTYHYGMNTIPASGPSTTASTLPYRSHVSDSRRGYIFSEMPRRTQRSLRQTPGTQSMFGSSGFRQNGGYGSQWTHSGDIIWDDVNNVQGHNGDMMRGPVQPEGGFSWLAHGRMGQRSFRLNSYPPSVGIMDGDMGKKMEVELPVQQMQTQNIMTAASEKPPPEMTLERAVFLLGKDNEETLVNAASFIQSKCFQKAGAKNMVYNLHGIEKLLQLLNHDSEEVQHVVAGALRNVVYQSSENKMEVKNNDGVALILQALQSSRDTETRRQLTGILWNLSSHDLLKDHLSRESLNVLTKSVLVPCSGIGEGENPKDELLADIEVFHNATGCLRNLSSAGPDVRKEMRECDNLIDSLVYYVRGTVADYKADDKSTENCVCILHNLSYQIESELPPHYTCTEPQPNSAPSPPVFGCFSYRAAEIPEDLDRPRPLLEEKANPLGVEWLWNPITIRMYLSLIACSERHHTQETAIGALQNITAGNGPLSQALAFIIVEREKGLLHIQKILEDGESGAKRTAISLIRNLSRYQELLPFIGDEVLTGLVNMLPGDDPDTELPSDVTISLLRILISLSQSDAKHVKTILNQGAHPKIVKISLTYNGYGPSRAAQTACVLLHEMWKHGDLNGALKKGRFKKSDFINARTTKIVNTKRAEDP; encoded by the exons atGGACGAGGTGTTTCTTAAATCGGCGTTACCTGCGCAGAGCTCTTTCGTGCTGGACGACACCAGCCTGGCTCTGCCGGCGGAGCCGACTCTGGGATCCGCGACGAGGCTGGATTCAAACGAGCGGAGCCAGCGGGTCCACCAGCAGGTCCAGCTGACTCTGGCACGGAGGGCGAAAAGGTCTCAGTCAAACG GTGGTTTCCACTTACAGAAAACCACAGCAAGGAGCTTCGATGCTGTGGATGGATTTTTATCAAACACAAGG gtaaATGGCTTCTCAAACAGCTCCCTCCCTAACCGATACATGGGAACAGCATCCAGGAGGGTGGAAGTGTCTCCACCGCCAAGTCCTGAGATACCTCGAACTCGTTTTTACAGTACTTACCATTACGGGATGAACACCATCCCGGCATCCGGTCCTTCAACCACGGCGAGCACTCTGCCATACCGCTCACATGTGTCTGATTCGCGGCGGGGCTACATTTTCTCAGAGATGCCCCGAAGGACGCAGAGGTCGCTCAGACAGACGCCGGGAACGCAGTCCATGTTTGGAAGTTCAGGGTTTCGGCAAAACGGCGGCTATGGCTCTCAATGGACTCATAGTGGGGACATCATCTGGGATGATGTAAACAATGTGCAGGGACACAATGGTGATATGATGCGGGGTCCTGTTCAGCCCGAAGGAGGCTTTTCTTGGTTGGCCCATGGTAGGATGGGCCAGAGGTCCTTCAGACTGAATTCGTACCCGCCCTCCGTTGGCATCATGGATGGGGACATGGGGAAGAAGATGGAAGTAGAACTCCCTGTTCAGCAAATGCAGACACAGAATATCATGACAGC GGCGTCAGAAAAGCCGCCTCCAGAGATGACACTAGAGCGAGCCGTGTTCCTTTTGGGCAAGGACAACGAGGAAACGCTGGTCAACGCAGCCAGCTTCATACAAAGTAAATGTTTCCAAAAGGCTGGTGCTAAAAATATG GTGTACAATCTCCATGGGATCGAAAAGCTTCTGCAGCTTCTTAACCACGACAGCGAGGAGGTTCAGCATGTCGTCGCTGGAGCGCTGCGCAATGTGGTCTATCAGAGCAGCGAGAATAAGATGGAGGTGAAGAACAATGACGGCGTGGCTCTCATTTTGCAGGCACTGCAGAGCAGCCGTGACACGGAGACCAGACGGCAGCTCACTG GCATCTTGTGGAACCTCTCCTCTCACGACCTTTTGAAGGACCACCTCTCCAGAGAGTCCTTAAACGTCCTCACCAAGTCAGTCCTGGTGCCCTGCTCTGGCATCGGCGAGGGCGAGAACCCGAAAGATGAGCTCCTCGCCGACATTGAGGTTTTCCACAATGCTACCGGCTGCCTACG AAATCTGAGCTCTGCCGGCCCGGATGTCAGGAAAGAGATGAGGGAGTGTGACAATCTCATTGACTCTCTGGTCTACTACGTTCGGGGGACGGTGGCGGACTATAAGGCAGATGAcaag TCCACAGAGAACTGCGTCTGCATCCTGCACAACCTGTCTTATCAGATCGAGTCAGAGCTTCCGCCGCACTACACCTGCACCGAGCCTCAACCCAACTCGGCTCCCAGCCCGCCGGTTTTCGGCTGTTTCTCGTACAGAGCTGCCGAGATCCCAGAG GACCTGGACCGACCGCGCCCCCTGCTGGAGGAGAAGGCAAACCCCCTTGGCGTAGAGTGGCTGTGGAATCCCATCACCATCCGGATGTACCTGTCACTGATAGCCTGCAGCGAGCGCCACCACACGCAGGAGACTGCCATCGGAGCGCTGCAGAACATCACAGCTGGAAACGGACCG CTGAGCCAAGCCCTTGCCTTCATCATCGTGGAGCGTGAAAAAGGTCTCCTCCACATTCAGAAGATCTTAGAGGACGGAGAGAGCGGCGCAAAGAGAACGGCCATATCTCTAATAAGAAACCTCTCTCGTTACCAGGAGCTGCTCCCCTTCATTG GGGACGAGGTGTTGACAGGTCTTGTGAACATGCTGCCCGGCGACGACCCCGACACCGAGCTGCCCAGTGATGTGACGATATCTCTGCTCCGGATCCTGATCAGCCTGAGTCAGAGCGACGCGAAGCACGTCAAAACCATCCTCAACCAGGGAGCCCACCCGAAGATTGTCAAAATCAGCTTAACCTACAATGG TTATGGACCAAGCCGAGCAGCTCAGACTGCATGTGTCCTGCTGCACGAAATGTGGAAGCATGGTGATCTCAACGGAGCCTTAAAGAAG GGTCGCTTCAAGAAATCCGATTTCATCAATGCAAGGACAACGAAGATTGTGAACACTAAACGAGCCGAAGACCCATAA
- the nudt4b gene encoding diphosphoinositol polyphosphate phosphohydrolase NUDT4B isoform X1 has protein sequence MKLKPNQTRTYDGDGFKKRAACLCFKNEREEEVLLVSSSRHPDQWIVPGGGMEPEEEPCGAAVREVFEEAGVKGKLGRLLGVFEQNQDRKHRTYVYVLTVTETLEAWEDSVNIGRKREWFTVEEAIKVLQSHKPVHAEYLRRLQLSCSPTNGNSILPSPPPNDNYPHYSATPTTPSTGGVLGSSCR, from the exons ATGAAGCTCAAACCGAACCAGACCAGGACATACGACGGCGATGGTTTCAAGAAGCGAGCGGCGTGTCTGTGCTTCAAGAACGAGCGTGAGGAAGAG GTTCTGCTGGTCAGCAGCAGTCGGCACCCGGACCAGTGGATTGTCCCCGGGGGAGGGATGGAGCCAGAGGAGGAGCCGTGCGGCGCGGCGGTGCGAGAGGTGTTCGAGGAG GCTGGTGTAAAGGGCAAGCTAGGACGTCTGCTCGGCGTGTTTGAG CAAAATCAAGATCGGAAGCACCGGACGTACGTGTATGTGTTGACCGTCACAGAAACACTGGAGGCCTGGGAAGACTCCGTCAACATAG GCCGTAAGCGGGAGTGGTTCACCGTAGAGGAGGCCATCAAAGTGCTGCAGAGCCACAAACCCGTTCACGCCGAGTACCTGCGGAGGCTCCAGCTCAGCTGCTCCCCCACCAACGGAAACTCAATCCTCCCGAGCCCGCCGCCAAACGACAACTACCCCCATTACAGCGCTACACCCACTACGCCTTCGACAGGCGGCGTGCTGGGCTCCTCCTGCAGATAG
- the nudt4b gene encoding diphosphoinositol polyphosphate phosphohydrolase NUDT4B isoform X2, whose translation MKLKPNQTRTYDGDGFKKRAACLCFKNEREEEAGVKGKLGRLLGVFEQNQDRKHRTYVYVLTVTETLEAWEDSVNIGRKREWFTVEEAIKVLQSHKPVHAEYLRRLQLSCSPTNGNSILPSPPPNDNYPHYSATPTTPSTGGVLGSSCR comes from the exons ATGAAGCTCAAACCGAACCAGACCAGGACATACGACGGCGATGGTTTCAAGAAGCGAGCGGCGTGTCTGTGCTTCAAGAACGAGCGTGAGGAAGAG GCTGGTGTAAAGGGCAAGCTAGGACGTCTGCTCGGCGTGTTTGAG CAAAATCAAGATCGGAAGCACCGGACGTACGTGTATGTGTTGACCGTCACAGAAACACTGGAGGCCTGGGAAGACTCCGTCAACATAG GCCGTAAGCGGGAGTGGTTCACCGTAGAGGAGGCCATCAAAGTGCTGCAGAGCCACAAACCCGTTCACGCCGAGTACCTGCGGAGGCTCCAGCTCAGCTGCTCCCCCACCAACGGAAACTCAATCCTCCCGAGCCCGCCGCCAAACGACAACTACCCCCATTACAGCGCTACACCCACTACGCCTTCGACAGGCGGCGTGCTGGGCTCCTCCTGCAGATAG